In the Caloenas nicobarica isolate bCalNic1 chromosome 10, bCalNic1.hap1, whole genome shotgun sequence genome, TTCCTCATGGCATTACCCGCTCGGACCCATCGAGATCGCAGCTACGGGGAAGGGGAACACAAAAGAGcctgggggggcggggcgcggggcgaGATCTGAGTCGGAGGGGGAACCCCAGCTGGACCCCGGCCGCAGTGCCGCGGAGTTCCCAGCGACCCTCCCCGGGCCGCGTAATGGGAAGGTTCCCGGTGCGGCAGCGCAGCGGAGCGACCCACAGGTCGCCGGGCGTATGTGGGACACCGCGGGTGGACACGGCGAGGGGTGCGGGAGTATAGAGCGGGTACGGCCCGCGGGCGCCCCGGGACAGGGTGGTCTCACCCCCGGAAGCTGCCGGTGAAGTGAGGGAGAGGAGGCTCCGCGCTCGCGGAAAACGCGGAGTCACCgaaggggcggggcgggcggccctAACACCCGGGAGCCGCCCGCCCGGCGGAGGCGGGGtgcgggagcgggggggggcggccctTTGTGCCTGGCGGGGCAGGGGGCGCTGGGacccggggcggcgcggggccgcgcgACACCGACAGCTCTGAACGCCGGCGCGCGGGGCTCGCTTCCTTAATAGGGGCGGTGACGTCACGGGGGCGGgacgggcgggggcggggcggggcgccgCGCGCATGCGCCGGGACAGCGGCCGCGCCGCTGCAGCAGCGGAGCCGCGTCCAAACGGCGGAGCGCAGAGAGAGCCATGGCTAGAGATGGCGAGGGACGCGGCCAGACACCCGCCGCGGCTGCGGAGCCCGGCCTGAGGGAGCGGGGGCCATAGAACCGGCCCGACGGTGTCATTCAACAACtggaaaaaatccaaaataaataaactaccaaaaaaaaaaaaagaaaaagaaaaggacaaggCACCAGATCGGCAGCAACACCGCCGTCACCAGCCCacagcgcccgcccgccgccgccggcccgcgGGAGGAACtggcccgcggccgccgcgaAGAGCTCCGGGACACCCCACCGCCCACCAGATAGATGTGCGGTCCAGCCGCCCGCACGGCCGACGATGAACGCGCAGCTGGCGATGGAGAACATCGGCGATCTGCACGGGGTGAGCCATGAGCCGGTGCCCGCCGCCGCCGACCTGATGAGCGGCAGCCCTCACCACCGGAGCGCGGTCGCCCACCGCGGCAGCCACCTGCCTGCCCACCCGCGCTCCATGGGCATGGCGTCCATCCTCGACGGCGGCgactaccaccaccaccaccggCCTCCCGACCACGCGCTGACGGgccccctgcaccccaccaTGACCATGGCCTGCGAGACACCCCCCGGCATGAGCATGAGCAGTACCTACACCACGTTAACCCCTCTGCAGCCTCTACCTCCCATCTCGACGGTCTCGGACAAGTTccctcaccaccaccaccaccatcaccaccaccaccacccccaccaGCGGATACCGGGCAACGTGAGCGGCAGCTTCACGCTCATGCGGGACGAGAGGGGTCTGGCATCTATGAACAATCTCTACACCCCCTACCATAAGGATGTTACCGGCATGGGGCAGAGTCTCTCTCCGTTGTCTGGATCAGGCCTGGGGAGCATCCACAACTCCCAGCAAGGGCTGCCCCACTACGCTCACCCCAGTGCCACCATGCCCGCCGAGAAAATGCTCACCCCAAACGGATTTGAAGCCCACCACCCTGCCATGTTAGCCAGGCATGGCGACCAACACCTCACCCCCACCTCCGCTGGCATGGTGCCTATCAACGGGATCCCACACCACCCCCATGCCCACTTGAATGCCCAGAGCCACGGGCAGAtcctgggctctgccagggagcaaaaCCCTTCTGTAACTGGTTCGCAGGTCAACAGTGGAAGTAATTCAGGGCAAATGGAAGAAATCAATACCAAAGAAGTAGCTCAGAGGATCACCACCGAGCTCAAGCGGTACAGCATCCCCCAGGCTATCTTCGCCCAGAGGGTGCTGTGCCGCTCTCAAGGGACCCTCTCAGACCTGCTGAGGAACCCCAAGCCCTGGAGCAAGCTCAAATCCGGCCGGGAGACCTTCCGCAGGATGTGGAAGTGGCTCCAGGAACCGGAGTTTCAGCGGATGTCTGCTCTGCGGCTGGCAGGTGAGCCCGCTGCGGGGCGGTCGGGgcacggcggcggcggggctggggcccCGGGCCTGGGCAGGCCTCCCcgctccctgcctgtccccgaAGAGTAGCCCCGGACCGCCTCCGCCGCTCCgcttctctcctctccccgcTCCTTCTCCCGGCTCCGCGCACCGGCACCGTCCGGCTCCTCCGCGCCGTGCTCCCGGCTGCCAGACAAAGCCCAGCTGGGGCTCGGGCTGCGCACTGCGGCGCCCTGGCTTTCCCCGTTATCCCAGACGGGGCGAACCCGCTAGGCTTGCCTGTCGCCGGCGGGACGGCGCCCAACATGCCCGGTAACGAGGTGCTGCCGACACCTGGACTGGGCTGGGCCGAGCAGGACCGGTACGGCCCACGGATGCGGTGCGGGGAAGCCCCTAAAGGCACCGCGAGAGAAGTCGGTGCGCCTGCTTTGTGCTGttggcggcggccccgggggcggcGGAGTCCGGTCCCGGCGCCCGGCGGGGCTCGGGCCGGTCTTAGCTCCGCGTCCCGCTTGGGTTGGGTTAAGTGTGCTGGGACAGGCGTTTCCTACACACGATACGAGCCCGGCGTGTGAGTGGTGGCTGAGAAATGGTGTTGGCTTAAATcgttatatttttttctttaaatggttGTAATTATCATCAAGCAGTGGAGTTTGGATTTCGCGTGGATGCATGAGAGAGGCAGTCCGTGTCGGGGTTCCCGTTGTATCTGCTCGGAGATTGCCCTCTCGTTCGGTACCTGTTCTACTCTGCCTCCTTCCCAAACCCGCCAGCCTGTCTTCCCAGTGCAGAGCCCGGGTTTAATATGCCGTGAGTGAGGGTTTGTTAATTAAGTGATAGGTCTCCATTAATTTGTCCCTGGAGAACGCGAGATAGTCAATCCGAGTTGGAGCCGGGGTCACTGATCCgtttcagagacaaaaataagAGAAGGGTCAAATCTACTCCTTTCAAAGGCACAAATGATCCTGCGTTTTCGGCTGCCGCGACGATGGGAATTGAGAACTGCTTCCCGACCGTGAGGGGACTCGGCTGGGTCACCATCATGCTCCTTGTCTGGTTTCAGCCAAGCTCCTCGTTTCTGAAGCCTAGAGCTGTGCTAGGAAGGGCCCATGGCAGGATCGCCCTCCCTGCTCTAGCTGGCCCTGCGGTGCACGCCGGTGGGAGGACGTTGCTCTCCTGCGGAGTCAGTTTCAAAGGTCTGAGCTCACAGAAAATACCCTTTCCGCCTTCCCTTCCTCTACAACCACCCCACCAGGAGAAAACCCTCGTCTTACTGGCGCTACCCATGAGAGGAGAATGGAGTTTGTGTTTCCAGTATCCCCGTAACGATTACAAAGGCGAACTTTCTTCGATTCGGAGCATATTTTTACGACAATTCGGTCGACCTGAATCTCCGCTCATTTGCATAGATCGATACTGGAAACAACCCCTCGCTTCGGAGTCTGCTGGCATCCCCTCCCTGGCGCTGCCGGCCGGGAAGCTCTGCCAGCCCCGGCTGCAGGCCCGGGCAGGAGGAGCCGGCAGCTCCCCGCGGCGCGGCCGCTTTCTGCTGGGGGCCGGCAGCGCTCTGCCCAGCTGCCGGGTCCGGAGAGACCCATTGTTCACTTCTGTCCCAAAACCGCCCCTTCCTCCAGCCACCTCAGCGCTGCCCTCGCATAAACGGATCCTGGTAATCCCGTT is a window encoding:
- the ONECUT1 gene encoding hepatocyte nuclear factor 6 — translated: MNAQLAMENIGDLHGVSHEPVPAAADLMSGSPHHRSAVAHRGSHLPAHPRSMGMASILDGGDYHHHHRPPDHALTGPLHPTMTMACETPPGMSMSSTYTTLTPLQPLPPISTVSDKFPHHHHHHHHHHHPHQRIPGNVSGSFTLMRDERGLASMNNLYTPYHKDVTGMGQSLSPLSGSGLGSIHNSQQGLPHYAHPSATMPAEKMLTPNGFEAHHPAMLARHGDQHLTPTSAGMVPINGIPHHPHAHLNAQSHGQILGSAREQNPSVTGSQVNSGSNSGQMEEINTKEVAQRITTELKRYSIPQAIFAQRVLCRSQGTLSDLLRNPKPWSKLKSGRETFRRMWKWLQEPEFQRMSALRLAACKRKEQEHGKDRGNTPKKPRLVFTDVQRRTLHAIFKENKRPSKELQITISQQLGLELSTVSNFFMNARRRSLDKWQDEGSSNSGNSSSSSSTCTKA